Within the Desulfovibrio oxyclinae DSM 11498 genome, the region ATTAGTTCTCCCTGGACTTCGGTCCCTGAAGATCCCTTGTAGACTACGAGGTTGATAGGCCGGATGTGTAAGCGCAGCGATGTGTTCAGCAGACCGGTACTAATAGATCGTGCGGCTTATCTAACTTACTTAATATCCTCTCTCCCCCTATTGAACTATATATTTTCCTGGTGGCCAGGGAGGAGGGGTTATACCCGATCCCATTCCGAACTCGGAAGTCAAGCCCTCCATCGCCGATGATACTGCGGTTCTAGTCGTGGGAAAGTAGGTCGCTGCCAGGATATTCTTCCTGAAAGGCCCGGTCAAAATGACCGGGCCTTTTTGCGTGGTACCGACAAACGCCCCACAGGAAAACCAAACAGAATCGAGCCGACCCGAGACTATGGCCCCCCGCAATACTGTATTGTTCCAGTACGTTCAGCAAAAGAAGGGGCACAGATGGCGAAGGCTAAACTTATGCTGCCACCGAACAGACAATGTCTACGGCCGACGCGGAAAGCATGATGCCTGAACATAGAGGACGACTGTGAAAATTTCGAATGTAAGAAAAGCCTATGTGGCTCCAGTCCACTACTTGGATATGCTTTTGGCCGAACTGGGCGATGAGCAGGATTTGCTGTGCATGGAACGGTTGGTTCTTGACTGCCACTCAGATAGATTACCAGTTTGGGCCGAGAATGTTTGGCTTGAGCCGCAGGTCGTCAGTATTGATTCCATCAAGGATGGGGCCAGAAAGTTGCGCAGTATACAGCGCAACTGGGTTTTATATTCAGTCGGTAACCATCGTCGAGCCAACCTGATCCAGGAACAGCTGCCGTATGTCTCGGCAAAACCACTCGTGTTCGGGGAGCCTCTTCCCAAAAGTCCGTTAGGATCATGGACGCTGATTGATAAGAATACGATTCTTGCCTCGGCCAAATGTTCAAGCCCGGTACCCAACGGGGCGTTTCGTTTTGTTGAAAACAAGATTGATCCTCCAAATCGTGCGTATCTTAAACTATGGGAAGCGTTCACTCGGCTGGAAATGTTTCCGCGGTCTGGTCAATTATGTCTCGATCTTGGCAGCTCTCCCGGAGGTTGGAGCTGGGTGGCGGCTCAATGCGGAGCACATGTTTACAGCATAGATAAAGCCCCTCTTGATGAACGTATCAGTCGTCACCCTAACATTGAGCACTGCCTTGGGAGCGGTTTCGCTCTCGATCCGCGACACTGCGGTCAGGTAGATTGGCTTTTTTCCGACATGGCATGCTATCCGGAAAGGCTTTTCAAGTTGTTGACCAGGTGGTTGGAGCAGGGGGAGTGCAGGAACTATATTTGTACTGTCAAACTGCAGGGTGAGGATGATTGGAAGTCGATACGGGATCTTCAGTCCATTCCTGGTTCGCAAATAG harbors:
- a CDS encoding SAM-dependent methyltransferase; this translates as MKISNVRKAYVAPVHYLDMLLAELGDEQDLLCMERLVLDCHSDRLPVWAENVWLEPQVVSIDSIKDGARKLRSIQRNWVLYSVGNHRRANLIQEQLPYVSAKPLVFGEPLPKSPLGSWTLIDKNTILASAKCSSPVPNGAFRFVENKIDPPNRAYLKLWEAFTRLEMFPRSGQLCLDLGSSPGGWSWVAAQCGAHVYSIDKAPLDERISRHPNIEHCLGSGFALDPRHCGQVDWLFSDMACYPERLFKLLTRWLEQGECRNYICTVKLQGEDDWKSIRDLQSIPGSQIVHLSHNKHELTWILTGNE